DNA sequence from the Acetoanaerobium noterae genome:
CATTGTTGAAGATAATGCTTTTATAGGATCTAATTCTAATCTGGTAGCACCAGTTACAGTAAAAGAGGGTGGCTATATAGCTACTGGCTCTACTGTTACAGTAGATGTTCCAGAGGGTGCTTTATGCGTAGCAAGAGCTAGAGAGGTAATAAAAGAAGGCTGGAGAACTAAAAAAGGATTATAGATAAAATATTTTAGGAGGTCATTTTGTAATGAACACGAGTGGTAGTGAGATTAAGATTTTCACAGGTAATGCTCATAAGGAACTTGCAGCAGATATTGCAAAGGAGTTAGGAGTTCCATTAGGAGATGCAGAAGTTGGCCGTTTTAGCGACGGAGAAATATCTGTAAATATTAATGAAACAGTAAGAGGGGTAGATGCTTTTATCATCCAACCTACATGTTCACCTGTAAATGGAAACATCATGGAACTTCTTATTATGATTGATGCTTTTAAAAGAGCATCAGCAGGAAGAATAACAGCTGTTATTCCGTATTATGGATATGCAAGACAGGATAGAAAAGCTAAGGCAAGAGATCCTATTACTGCAAAGCTTGTTGCAAATCTAATTACAGCTGCTGGAGCTGACAGAGTTCTTACTATGGACCTTCATGCTGCTCAGATTCAAGGATATTTTGATATTCCCCTAGACCATTTACATGGAGGACCAATTTTAGCTGAGCATTTTAA
Encoded proteins:
- a CDS encoding ribose-phosphate diphosphokinase; its protein translation is MNTSGSEIKIFTGNAHKELAADIAKELGVPLGDAEVGRFSDGEISVNINETVRGVDAFIIQPTCSPVNGNIMELLIMIDAFKRASAGRITAVIPYYGYARQDRKAKARDPITAKLVANLITAAGADRVLTMDLHAAQIQGYFDIPLDHLHGGPILAEHFKKKNIQDLVVVSPDLGSVGRARTFAEQLDAPLAIIDKRRPKANVSEVMNIIGDVKDKNVILIDDMIDTAGTLVNGAEALKKFGAKEVYSCCTHPVLSGPAIDRIEKSVLKEVVVLDTLPLSSEKRIEKIKVESVAPIFASAIRKIFANESVSKLFTVEK